The Chlorocebus sabaeus isolate Y175 chromosome 18, mChlSab1.0.hap1, whole genome shotgun sequence genome window below encodes:
- the AKAIN1 gene encoding A-kinase anchor protein inhibitor 1 isoform X3: MVFAPGEKPGNEPEEVKLQNASKQIVQNAILQAVQQVSQESQRREERISDNQGHIQLGVGELTKKHEKK; encoded by the coding sequence GTGAGAAACCTGGAAATGAGCCTGAAGAGGTGAAGCTGCAGAATGCCAGCAAACAGATTGTGCAGAACGCAATCCTGCAAGCTGTGCAGCAAGTCTCCCAGGAGAGCCAGCGCAGGGAAGAGAGAATCAGTGACAACCAGGGCCACATCCAACTGGGCGTTGGGGAGTTAACCAAGAAGCACGAAAAGAAGTAA